The region ATCTTACCGTTGTTATGTCTTCATCTGCATCCAACACTTCCGCTCTGTACCACATACTGTCGACGGAGTAGAGAGCCGCACACAAAGTACCCTCTTCGGGTATGCCAGTGATAGGTGCAAAATTTGGCGCCGCGAGCTGTAGATTCGCCTGCATCACGTTTATCGCTTCAATTTCCTCGTTTCTTTGGAGCCAAAATTGTGCTGGTGAATCCGAGTGTGACAAAAAGACTTTGTACTTGTTGCCAACGATCATTTCCGGTATCTCTTGTTGCTCGGGTTCGGTTTTCTTAAATTCCACGACTATTCCTTGTTCAGACAGAATTTGGCTCATCTTCTTGTCATTCTCGGTGAGTTCGACGatccatttttttcccatgttGTAAAAATTCGCCGTGAACTCCTTGTCGTCAAAATGTTGATGAAGCAGCGTTTTTTGCTCTTCTTCACTTCCTTTTAGATTCACAATCAGAGATACTTTAATGGCCATTTGATGTGGCACATAAAATTGTGGCTCAAGGTTTCTTATTCCACTGCATGGGACTTCTTCGCAATTTCCGTAGTCGATAAATCTAACGACAACGTTGGTGTCTTTTACACTTTCTACCATCGCTCTGTACCAGTTCTTGTCCTCAGATTCGGCTGCGCACAATTTCCCAACTTCAGGAACGAGTTGCGTACCAGAGACTGAGTAATATTCGTACAACGAGCTCAACACCTCGGCAATTTTGTCCAAATCGGTTGATCTCTGCAGCCATATACTTTCGGCGTTGTCGATGTGCGTTACCCACACTTTCTGTGTTGATGCGAAAACTGCTAATGGACATATAGGGCCAATGCTGTCGTCTGTGTCTGTCTCGAGTATCTTGATCTTTTGGCCTAATAAGTCGTACAACTGCACTGCGAATCTACAGGAACAAAGAGTTAAATTCGGTTATAAGATTGAAAGGAGAAATTCTAACAGAGAAAGTACCTACATATTATTAGCAAATGTATAGACTCTTTTACAATCTCTTTACCTTTGGTTATTTACGCTGTTTATGCAAACGATCAATTCTTTTCCTTCAATAGACTTTTTCAGCTTTTCATCAATCTGTGGTGTAGGAGTCACGTTAAGATAGCACTCCGCCAGATGGCCAGCATTTGTAGAACTCTGTAATTTATGAGTTAGCTATTAATATCAATCTGAAATTTACATCTACTGCGTTacactatttttcattttaaactcATTTTACTTCCTTTAATATTCAATACAGTATCACATACCATGAGGTTGTCTACTGCTTGTTGCGACTCAATCAATGGCGGGAGTTGAATGTAAAACTTTGCAGCTCCTTGAATGTTGCAAACCTTCGTTCGAATCGTTTGTCCACTCCACAGTGCCGGATCTTCTTTTTCTACACCAGGAATAGGTTTGCACTGTTCAGCCAATGTAACTGCAAATAAGTTCATTTTCAGCAGGTTAAAGTATTacaacacttttttttcaaagattgtATTGTAATTGCAATTGTAAATTAACGACTACCTAAGCAGCCTGGTTTGAATGAATGGTTGGATGTCCACCAGCTTATTATTGGGGGTCTGCCCCATTtacattgaataaataaataaataaatacgattGAAAGGTAAGTATGTCTCTCACCATTATTGATGGCTGATTTTTCAGTGACATGATTGGAATTGATAGCAAGACCTATGGTGATCATCGATTCGGCAATGTCCTTTCCCCTGTTATTCAGGGATATCAAGTATTTGCCATCCTTGGTTCCATGGAATGTACACTTGAATTTATCTGCGTCGAAATATTTGTCGATTTCGTGCTTGTTTGCCTTAGACCAGTCGATTCCAGTCGCCGGTAGGATATTGCTAAGTGTGCAGTGCATAGCTTGCTTGGGAAGTTTGGCGAACCTCTGTTCTACCGGATATATTTTGCATGGATCGACCATTGCACAATTTCCAAAATCAATGTATTGCACTATGTGACCACGCAGTTTATTCAGTTCTTTTATCTCTGCTCGGTACAGAGCTCCGTCATCAGAGAAGAATGCTATCACCGGTGCCCCGACCTGTAAAAgattcaaaacaattttttttctatcgctGACAAATGTTCAAACAAAACTCAATCATCAtgagtattaaaaaaaaacaaagaaaaacagtAGCACCTGCAGGGTACTCTTGATGGGCTGTTGATCGACATAAGCATCCTGTATCTCGTTCATCATGTTCCTAAACTCCGACTGCTTGCTAAGAATCTGACAGTAAAAATTGTTCGGATTAACGAACCAAGTGACGACAACATCGACTTGATACCCTGAAGCGAAGGATTCATCGTTCCACTTTTGACCTGCTGGAATGTATTGCGGCGTAACACGAGCTGGCTTTCTTCTGTCGTTTCGAGTTATGTTCCTAGCGTCTTTTTTGGCCTGCTGCAAGTCTAGATTACCACAGAATTGTTGGTTCACGTATTTCGGTTCTAAGCCATTGTCTCCGGTGTATTTGAGCAGTACTTCGTAAACTTCGTTAGACTGCAAAATAAACTCGGCTTCCAACGGAATTCCTTCCGTAGATTGAGCAAAGGTGTCAATTTCTTCGTCTGACCACGTTGTTTTCGTTGCACCGAACAACTTGCAGTGCACCGCCTGTGCGGATAATTTTGCAAGATCTGGTTGAATCTCCTTGATTTTGTCATTTACGACTGTCTCTGCGTTGCCATAATCTATGAAATGGACGCTAGCACTGTCTGCTTTGTTTGTCTGAACAACAGCTCGGTACCATTTAGAATCGCTAGAATATTGAGCCACGCAACATAGTCCTTTCTGTAAATCCGAACGCCTGACAATTTTCCCACCATCATTGTACGTTTGGGCTATTTTCTCCATAACTGTATCAAGTTCCACATTGTCGGGACACAACTGGACGTAAAAATCCGTTGGACTGTTCGTGTAGATTATTTCCACATCTTTTGCAGCACCTACAGTTATATTTGGGGGTGGGATTTTGAGCTTCTGCCCTCTGGGCGTATCTTTGACAGGTGAAGTTGGAGACATGGAATTCCAGGAGCTTGATTTATTAGCCTGCAGAGAAATTAACAGTTGATTATTTGTGTAGGAATAATACCACATTCTTAAAATGTCAAAGGAAAAATCTAACTGTATCGTAGTATTAAAATCTACAGTATAAaagtatattttcaaaataaggttgaagttagtaacgtgaacatcattttcattcattatGTTATACGAATTACTAtcccaaaaattttcttagCACCGTGGTTTCTCCTCCCGGTAAAAGATAGTGCGACGGCTCGTGCgcagttatttttttaaaaatgaagttGGCGCAACCGCCGAccttaatttaaaattttagcGGCACGTGTTAAtattatctgaaaattttcatatttgacgggaatttttttttctgttatatAAACTGATTATTAATcgtaaaaattccaaaataacAGACACCCCAGtgcttatttaaaaaaaacgttgTTAGATTACaactttaaaattttcaaaaaatctgtaaaccTAACAATAAAGCAAAACTATGTGCTCAAATTTTGGAAGCTGAACTGTAACATTTCAGAGTTGttctaaaattgcaaaacagTTATCTTATTTCCCACCATTTTGTGCGTCAATGTTACCAACTTGGACCTCATTTTTCTACACAAATTTGAGATCAAtttgttaataaattttattcttaccTTAGGATTCTTCCAAGACGAGTTGGACGAATTTCTATCCCTTGATCTAAATCCGGTACTCTGATTGCCTGTggaaaaattggtgaaataacaaatcattttttttttactttacgaACCCATAATATTTCAGTAGATCAATTTTACTTACTTTTAGTACTACTTTTATCACTGTCGCCATCGCTCCATTTTCCACTTGCCGGTTTCCTCTCTCCACTTCTGCGCGACCCTCTGTCTCCCCTTCCTTTAATTCCTCTGGACCCTTTGCTGCCGCGCCGGCTGCTGCCCCTCGACGAAGTGTCAGAATCTCTATCGCTGAAACTATCATCTTTgccaagatttttttcaaacctatTGTCATCTCTTGGATTTCCATCTCTTGAGCCAAATCTACCTCCCCTGCCTCTTCGTGACCCACTATCGTCGTTTCTATCGAACCTGTTTCCACCACCGGGTTCATTTCTGTTGAAATGGTTATTTCTCGTTTCGCTTTGGTGCAATCGTTCTTCTCCATTATGTCGATTGCTGTCTCTCTGCCTTTGCTCATTCTCGACatcttttacaattttattcagtGGTCGTTCGTAATGATTGTTTTGGTCAAATTGTGGCTTTCTCGATTTACTGCCCCATTCGCTGCTTCTCGTCTCTTGGCCACATGTGTTCGATTTACCACTTTTGCCCCATTTGCCGTTACGATCGTCACTGTGAACACATAGCAATTATAGTTATAGAAAGTCTACAGTCTTAAAAAATCTTTACCCAAATTTACGCAATTGCAAATATATTCAATGCATTTTAAAAGTTACCTTTGATAGTTAGATTCCAGATTTGGCGACAAGTTTATGACCTGCTCATTAGCTGTGTGCGCATTATTTGGCGAACTTATTGGTCTTCTGGGTTGGCTTGAAACTTTTATTTGAGAAGCGATGCTGGCCATTGGAGCAACAGTACAATCGTACAAGTCTACAAGAGTACCATTAGGAAGTACGTCGATTACTTCCATTGCGAGTTTCTTTTCCAGAACAATTAACTCGAACTGATCAGCAAGTTCCTGATTGAAGGGTGTTGACTGAAAACCATTCAGTACACAGCTGATGGCCTGTGCTCTCAAGTTAACAACCAGATCATCGTGTATTCTTCGTAACGTGGACACAGCTACTGTCTCTTGATTTCCATAATCAACGTAAAGCACGGTCGCTTGCTCTCCATTGATATTTAAAATCTGTGCCCTATACCTGTAACAAGCAACAAACAAAATTTGCGTTTACTCACAAGGGATTAAATTCCATTGATAATCAAGCGCGAAATCAGCATTTAATGAGCACAAACCATTGTTTATCTTCGACGTAAGAAGCACAACATGGTCTTCCAACTTGCAGAGTTTTTTCATCAAGCGGCGGAGCTTTCGAGGCATATTCAGCCAAACACGCCATGACGGAAGTGAGGGACTTGATGCCGCTGTCAAGTTGCACGAAGAACTTTGTGTATGATTCGACGAAAGAGACATGAATCATGTCCTTGAATCCCTGCTTAAGCATAGGAGCTTCTTGATAAAAAACAGGAGCAGAGCTaggaaaagttttcttcaaAACATCTCTGATATTAACACCGCCATCGTACAAATCTCCATACTGTATTAGCGGGGGTCCTTCTGGCGGCCGAACATGAAGCACCAGCGGTCTTCCAGTGACAATTTTCTTGAAGTAATCCTTGACTTCATCGGTAATGTTTAGCTCCTTAAGACCGCTCAAGGTGAATCTGATGGAGAGGACCTTGGGCTGTATGAATTGAGGTGGCAGTTGGAAAATGTCCGAATAAGATAAAACTTCTGTGTGTCCAAAGTCGACATAGAAAAGCTTGCACTTCTGTTCCATAACTGACATTACCACCGCCCTGCAGAGAACTCCCTCCAGCGAATAACGACCCAGACAAACCGATCCGGGCAATGGCGGTTCTTGCAGAGGTGCAGTAGGATGGTTGTTCACATCTGCCATCAGCTGTGTGAGGATTTGTGCTGTACTCTTTACCTGAACTGAGAATTTCATTGGTCCATCCTCAACAAACGACACGTAAACGTCGTGCATGGAACCTACATCCAGAACTCGGGACTTGAAGACTAGGGCCTCAGGGGTAGGGGCAGGAGCAGGGGCAGGGGCAGGGGCAGGGGCAGAGGCAGGCGGAGGCGCAGTCACGGATGGTATTCGGTGTTGCGGGCTTCTCCAATCCTCCTGAACAGGAGGATTTGACCTGGGTGACGACTCTGTGTACATGTTGTGCTGCGGCCTAGGCGAGTAATTATGGCCCAAAGGGGGTGCCACGGACTCTCTGGGCATCTGAGGGACGCGTGGTTGCGTTGCTCGCTGATGTGCTGCGAACATGTCCTGAAGCGTTACGGAAACAGCTAATTCTTTGCTCACCAACAGCGCGCCGAAGTCCTCGTTATTGTAGAAAAGCTTGAGCAGTCTGCGGGACCCAATAACTGAGTGCAGGATTCCCTTAAGGTCGGCGTAGCGGAGAGTCTGCTTTATTGACTCTATTGTACCGCTCTCCCAGGTTCCATTGATCGGAAGAATGTGAGCCAACACAAAGTCCAGGGCCAGCGGAGGCAGCGCATGCAGAGACACAGCGCTCGGTATGTTATCGAGCAGTCTTATAGCTGTGGGCGGCAGGACCTCATAGTTTCCATAGTCCATGAAATGGACTAGGACATTGCCGTTGGGCTGCACGTTGCATATTTTTGCTCGGTAATAGCCCTCGTTCTGGAACCTAGCACAGCATATCATGTTAGGCGTCAGCGGGTAGCCGGGATTCGGAAGCGCTAGGCCTTGGGCGAATTTCTCGCTCAGTGGAAGAATCATTCGCTCAACGCACGT is a window of Neodiprion pinetum isolate iyNeoPine1 chromosome 4, iyNeoPine1.2, whole genome shotgun sequence DNA encoding:
- the LOC124217105 gene encoding protein tudor, which codes for MTAMAQNSELGLFVTHVETDGPLLKIWGQIDRNAATCVERMILPLSEKFAQGLALPNPGYPLTPNMICCARFQNEGYYRAKICNVQPNGNVLVHFMDYGNYEVLPPTAIRLLDNIPSAVSLHALPPLALDFVLAHILPINGTWESGTIESIKQTLRYADLKGILHSVIGSRRLLKLFYNNEDFGALLVSKELAVSVTLQDMFAAHQRATQPRVPQMPRESVAPPLGHNYSPRPQHNMYTESSPRSNPPVQEDWRSPQHRIPSVTAPPPASAPAPAPAPAPAPTPEALVFKSRVLDVGSMHDVYVSFVEDGPMKFSVQVKSTAQILTQLMADVNNHPTAPLQEPPLPGSVCLGRYSLEGVLCRAVVMSVMEQKCKLFYVDFGHTEVLSYSDIFQLPPQFIQPKVLSIRFTLSGLKELNITDEVKDYFKKIVTGRPLVLHVRPPEGPPLIQYGDLYDGGVNIRDVLKKTFPSSAPVFYQEAPMLKQGFKDMIHVSFVESYTKFFVQLDSGIKSLTSVMACLAEYASKAPPLDEKTLQVGRPCCASYVEDKQWYRAQILNINGEQATVLYVDYGNQETVAVSTLRRIHDDLVVNLRAQAISCVLNGFQSTPFNQELADQFELIVLEKKLAMEVIDVLPNGTLVDLYDCTVAPMASIASQIKVSSQPRRPISSPNNAHTANEQVINLSPNLESNYQSDDRNGKWGKSGKSNTCGQETRSSEWGSKSRKPQFDQNNHYERPLNKIVKDVENEQRQRDSNRHNGEERLHQSETRNNHFNRNEPGGGNRFDRNDDSGSRRGRGGRFGSRDGNPRDDNRFEKNLGKDDSFSDRDSDTSSRGSSRRGSKGSRGIKGRGDRGSRRSGERKPASGKWSDGDSDKSSTKSNQSTGFRSRDRNSSNSSWKNPKANKSSSWNSMSPTSPVKDTPRGQKLKIPPPNITVGAAKDVEIIYTNSPTDFYVQLCPDNVELDTVMEKIAQTYNDGGKIVRRSDLQKGLCCVAQYSSDSKWYRAVVQTNKADSASVHFIDYGNAETVVNDKIKEIQPDLAKLSAQAVHCKLFGATKTTWSDEEIDTFAQSTEGIPLEAEFILQSNEVYEVLLKYTGDNGLEPKYVNQQFCGNLDLQQAKKDARNITRNDRRKPARVTPQYIPAGQKWNDESFASGYQVDVVVTWFVNPNNFYCQILSKQSEFRNMMNEIQDAYVDQQPIKSTLQVGAPVIAFFSDDGALYRAEIKELNKLRGHIVQYIDFGNCAMVDPCKIYPVEQRFAKLPKQAMHCTLSNILPATGIDWSKANKHEIDKYFDADKFKCTFHGTKDGKYLISLNNRGKDIAESMITIGLAINSNHVTEKSAINNVTLAEQCKPIPGVEKEDPALWSGQTIRTKVCNIQGAAKFYIQLPPLIESQQAVDNLMSSTNAGHLAECYLNVTPTPQIDEKLKKSIEGKELIVCINSVNNQRFAVQLYDLLGQKIKILETDTDDSIGPICPLAVFASTQKVWVTHIDNAESIWLQRSTDLDKIAEVLSSLYEYYSVSGTQLVPEVGKLCAAESEDKNWYRAMVESVKDTNVVVRFIDYGNCEEVPCSGIRNLEPQFYVPHQMAIKVSLIVNLKGSEEEQKTLLHQHFDDKEFTANFYNMGKKWIVELTENDKKMSQILSEQGIVVEFKKTEPEQQEIPEMIVGNKYKVFLSHSDSPAQFWLQRNEEIEAINVMQANLQLAAPNFAPITGIPEEGTLCAALYSVDSMWYRAEVLDADEDITTVRFIDYGNTDVVDSNSSNIKELPQNLKSVKKYGLKSRLDLIPTGSEDWSTASCEMFETMATSTDSPITALIIADSVPRRVELFVDDKSVGDALVNEGHAIMVHNAEDLIDEIIDLELDPRSAFVSHVNSPSEFWVQEEKSVSDLETMTDRFIVAEMFPKLKDIVEGSLCVAKFPDDELWYRARVNSNGPAGTQVLYIDYGNSAVSTEIRTIPEDLAAVPPLSRKCCLKLPLGVKEWSVNASNKFVDLAADGATIFLLDVIEEGETSVVNLTLDGTNVADQLIQYCEVLPVIDERLPPLGEENSPNVVVSHVNSPSEFWTQAESSITELEIMASRLLDAQSLLPLNTFDKGTICAAKFPDDGEWYRSKILSHSEGVGTTVLYFDYGNSALTTELRILPEDVANIPSLATRCTLALPSDVESWSEEACEKFNELVADGVTMFQFELLDNNDPTLISLQLEGNDVVDILKPLCTKKVSSENKAISDSETAKVIETIEKDESEVEIIRTEITHSEEAKIDKTSEHDQDEIQIIETVISDSETANMIQTSEKDQSNLEIIETVITDSETVKVIHISKKEEDEVEIIETLENGNEVIKEENISYKIEADEIQINGDTCQDDIIQTDKLETAVISDSNEAKDTPINGSKNLTEIEQPETDKPVALEAKNNQADVCKAQQPSVYIFDIPKAPAPTPIDRLDALKIKQITDTSTVTGKSEIVEEEEKSTETLTAWATEEKTELPEHESKVNPELLVPKLEPNLEEPEANAETEDAINVIKSSANLEVDHPEAPVLRSSIVESSSEVTTTEIKVIEEAAINGTVEYSKVKEESNYVAVEVSGDESVPERVTKAEPVSAKTEEHSQPTYDVSRDGEVVTPKKTPKIDKIVPGSVSRGSMEDDIPVSMLSRRRSSCSDDKIVPGSINKGNDLSRAESSDSLHQEIVDAVSGVTKVEAKEETAPVTLGKTQLENKIVPGSISRGESPSIEQNRPVTPKTPHSEKLLAGAVNLQENLSDFDEQDEILTVEVENNIPKYRL